One region of Culex pipiens pallens isolate TS chromosome 2, TS_CPP_V2, whole genome shotgun sequence genomic DNA includes:
- the LOC120426100 gene encoding AP-1 complex subunit mu-1, translating into MSSSAIFILDAKGKVLISRNYRGHIDMGVIDKFMPLLMEKEEEGLITPILQTPECTFAYVKTNNLYLVSVTRSNANIALVFVFLHKVVQVFTEYFKELEEESIRDNFVVIYELLDELIDFGYPQTTDSKILQEYITQEGHKLEIQPRIPMAVTNAVSWRSEGIKYRKNEVFLDVIESVNLLANANGNVLRSEIVGAIKMRVYLSGMPELRLGLNDKVLFESTGRGKSKSVELEDVKFHQCVRLSRFENDRTISFIPPDGEFELMSYRLNTHVKPLIWIESVIERHAHSRVEYMIKAKSQFKRRSTANNVEIVIPVPADADSPKFKTTIGSVKYAPEQNAITWTIKSFPGGKEYLMRAHFGLPSVECEDSEGKPPIQVKFEIPYFTTSGIQVRYLKIIEKSGYQALPWVRYITQNGDYQLRTN; encoded by the exons ATGTCGTCGTCGGCGATTTTTATCTTGGACGCCAAAGGGAAG GTCCTCATCTCGCGCAACTATCGCGGCCACATCGACATGGGCGTAATCGACAAGTTCATGCCGCTGTTGATGGAAAAGGAAGAGGAGGGCCTCATCACGCCGATTCTCCAAACGCCGGAGTGCACCTTCGCGTACGTCAAGACCAACAATCTGTACCTGGTGTCGGTCACGCGGAGCAACGCCAACATTGCGCTGGTTTTCGTGTTTCTCCACAAGGTCGTGCAGGTCTTCACGGAGTACTTCAAGGAGCTGGAGGAGGAGAGCATCCGGGACAACTTTGTGGTCATTTACGAGCTGCTCGATGAGTTGATCGACTTTGGCTACCCGCAGACGACGGACAGCAAGATTCTGCAGGAGTACATCACCCAGGAGGGCCACAAGCTGGAGATCCAACCGCGCATTCCGATGGCCGTGACGAACGCGGTCTCGTGGCGTTCCGAGGGAATCAAGTACCGCAAGAACGAGGTCTTTCTGGACGTAATCGAGAGCGTCAATTTGTTGGCCAACGCGAACGGAAACGTCCTGCGAAGCGAAATTGTCGGCGCCATCAAGATGCGCGTCTACTTGTCCGGAATGCCCGAACTCCGGCTCGGTCTCAACGACAAAGTCCTCTTCGAGAGCACCGGCCGCGGCAAGTCCAAATCGGTCGAGCTGGAGGACGTCAAGTTCCACCAGTGCGTGCGCCTCTCGCGCTTCGAAAACGACCGGACCATTTCGTTCATTCCACCGGACGGCGAGTTCGAGCTGATGTCGTACCGGCTCAACACCCACGTCAAGCCGCTCATCTGGATCGAGTCGGTGATCGAGCGGCACGCGCACAGCCGCGTCGAGTACATGATCAAGGCCAAGTCGCAGTTCAAGCGCCGCTCGACCGCCAACAACGTCGAGATTGTCATTCCGGTGCCGGCGGACGCCGACTCGCCCAAGTTCAAGACCACCATCGGCAGCGTCAAGTACGCGCCCGAGCAGAACGCCATCACCTGGACGATCAAGTCGTTCCCG GGCGGCAAGGAGTATCTGATGCGGGCCCACTTTGGGCTGCCCAGCGTCGAGTGCGAGGACTCGGAGGGCAAGCCGCCGATACAGGTCAAGTTCGAGATACCGTACTTTACCACGTCCGGCATTCAG